A region of Streptomyces sp. NBC_01750 DNA encodes the following proteins:
- the rpmF gene encoding 50S ribosomal protein L32: MAVPKRKMSRSNTRHRRSQWKAAVPTLVSCERCQEPKQQHIACPSCGTYNKRQVLEV, translated from the coding sequence GTGGCTGTTCCGAAGCGGAAGATGTCGCGCAGCAACACGCGCCACCGCCGGTCGCAGTGGAAGGCTGCGGTCCCCACCTTGGTTTCGTGTGAGCGTTGCCAGGAGCCGAAGCAGCAGCACATCGCGTGCCCGAGCTGCGGCACCTACAACAAGCGCCAGGTCCTCGAGGTCTGA
- the rnc gene encoding ribonuclease III yields MSELSNAKKQADNVNAASSHTLLEGRLGYHLESALLVRALTHRSYAYENGGLPTNERLEFLGDSVLGLVVTDTLYRTHPDLPEGQLAKLRAAVVNSRALAEVGRGLELGLFIRLGRGEEGTGGRDKASILADTLEAVIGAVYLDQGLDAASELVHRLFDPLIEKSSNLGAGLDWKTSLQELTAAEGLGVPEYLVTETGPDHEKTFTAAARVGGVSYGTGTGRSKKEAEQQAAESAWREISAAADERVAAEKAAAEVAASAEGAADAATEVAGEEAADTSSSTESADRASA; encoded by the coding sequence ATGTCTGAGTTGTCCAACGCCAAGAAGCAGGCAGACAACGTCAACGCAGCCTCGTCCCACACGCTTCTGGAAGGGCGGCTCGGGTACCACCTCGAGTCCGCCCTTCTGGTGCGTGCGCTGACCCACCGTTCGTACGCGTACGAGAACGGCGGTCTGCCCACCAACGAGCGGCTCGAATTCCTCGGGGATTCGGTGCTCGGCCTGGTGGTCACCGACACGCTGTACCGCACCCACCCCGACCTGCCCGAAGGCCAGCTGGCCAAGTTGCGGGCCGCGGTGGTCAATTCGCGTGCGCTGGCGGAGGTCGGCCGTGGCCTCGAACTCGGCCTCTTCATCCGGCTCGGCCGGGGTGAAGAAGGCACGGGCGGCAGGGACAAGGCGTCCATCCTCGCCGACACCCTTGAAGCGGTGATCGGCGCTGTCTATCTCGACCAGGGCCTCGACGCGGCCTCGGAGCTGGTGCACCGGCTCTTCGACCCGCTGATCGAGAAGTCCTCGAACCTCGGCGCCGGCCTGGACTGGAAGACCAGTCTCCAGGAGCTCACCGCTGCCGAGGGGCTCGGAGTCCCGGAGTATCTCGTCACCGAGACCGGCCCGGACCACGAGAAGACCTTCACTGCTGCCGCCCGCGTCGGTGGTGTCTCGTACGGCACCGGCACCGGCCGCAGCAAGAAGGAAGCGGAGCAGCAGGCGGCGGAGTCCGCGTGGCGGGAGATCAGTGCCGCCGCGGACGAGCGCGTGGCTGCCGAGAAGGCCGCCGCCGAGGTGGCGGCCTCCGCTGAGGGCGCGGCTGATGCGGCGACCGAGGTGGCAGGCGAAGAGGCCGCCGACACCTCTTCGTCCACGGAGTCCGCGGACCGGGCCTCGGCCTGA
- the mutM gene encoding bifunctional DNA-formamidopyrimidine glycosylase/DNA-(apurinic or apyrimidinic site) lyase: protein MPELPEVEVVRRGLQRWVSGRTIAEVQVLHPRAVRRHIAGGEDFAARLKGHSVGVARRRGKYLWLPLADTDASILGHLGMSGQLLVQPETAPDEKHLRIRIRFADTLGTELRFVDQRTFGGLSLHDNTPEGLPDVIAHIARDPIDPAFDDAAFHTALRLRRTTVKRALLDQSLISGVGNIYADEALWRAKLHYERPTATLTRPRSVELLGHVRGVMVAALAVGGTSFDSLYVNVNGESGYFDRSLDAYGREGEPCRRCGTPIRRRPWMNRSSYFCPRCQRPPRTSS, encoded by the coding sequence GTGCCCGAGCTGCCCGAGGTCGAAGTCGTACGTCGCGGACTCCAGCGCTGGGTCAGCGGGCGCACCATCGCCGAGGTGCAGGTGCTGCACCCGCGTGCGGTCCGCCGGCATATCGCCGGCGGCGAGGACTTCGCGGCCCGGCTCAAGGGGCACAGCGTCGGCGTGGCCCGCCGCCGCGGTAAGTACCTCTGGCTGCCGCTGGCGGACACGGACGCCTCGATCCTCGGTCACCTCGGCATGAGCGGCCAGCTCCTCGTACAGCCGGAAACCGCGCCGGACGAGAAGCATCTCCGCATCCGCATCCGCTTCGCCGACACCCTCGGCACCGAGCTGCGCTTTGTCGACCAGCGCACCTTCGGCGGGCTTTCGTTGCACGACAACACCCCTGAGGGACTGCCCGACGTCATCGCGCACATCGCACGCGATCCGATCGACCCGGCCTTCGACGACGCGGCTTTCCACACCGCGCTGCGTCTGCGCCGTACCACCGTCAAGCGCGCGCTGCTCGACCAGTCCCTGATCAGCGGTGTCGGCAACATCTACGCGGACGAGGCACTCTGGCGAGCGAAGCTCCACTACGAGCGCCCCACCGCGACCCTCACACGCCCGCGCTCGGTCGAACTCCTCGGCCATGTACGGGGGGTGATGGTCGCCGCCCTCGCCGTCGGGGGCACCAGCTTTGACAGCCTGTATGTGAACGTGAACGGTGAATCAGGCTATTTCGACCGGTCGTTGGACGCCTACGGGCGCGAGGGCGAGCCGTGCCGTCGCTGTGGCACGCCGATACGCCGCCGCCCCTGGATGAACCGGTCCAGCTACTTCTGCCCGCGCTGTCAGCGGCCGCCGCGCACCTCGTCGTAA
- a CDS encoding winged helix-turn-helix transcriptional regulator, which yields METSAQEERTGVCPDGDLAFDVFSRLCPSRDTLEDVTGRWGGLTLGALHEGTFRFNELRRRIDGVSEKMLSQTLQALERDGLVRRDAQPTNPPRVDYELTPLGRQIAERLLTLIRFVEGRMPEVLAARETYDEVRGGR from the coding sequence ATGGAGACCAGTGCGCAGGAAGAGAGGACCGGAGTCTGTCCGGACGGCGACCTCGCCTTTGACGTGTTTTCCCGCCTGTGCCCGTCGCGCGACACCCTCGAGGACGTCACCGGCCGCTGGGGCGGCCTCACGCTGGGAGCGCTCCACGAAGGCACCTTCCGCTTCAACGAGCTGCGGCGGCGGATCGACGGCGTGAGCGAGAAGATGCTGTCCCAGACCCTGCAAGCGCTGGAGCGCGACGGGCTCGTACGACGGGACGCGCAGCCGACCAATCCGCCACGGGTCGACTACGAACTCACCCCGCTGGGACGCCAGATCGCGGAGCGGCTGCTCACACTCATCCGCTTCGTGGAGGGGCGGATGCCCGAGGTCCTGGCGGCGCGCGAGACTTACGACGAGGTGCGCGGCGGCCGCTGA
- a CDS encoding flavodoxin family protein: MTTPVVSIAYHSGYGHTAVIAAAVREGAAAAGATVHLIKVDEIDEAQWELLDGSDAIVFGSPTYMGTASGAFHRFAEDTSRRWFTDAWKDKLAAGFSNSGSKSGDKLHTLQFFATLAAQHGMHWVNLGLKPGWNSTEGSEHDLNRLGFFSGAAAQTNSDEGPEGVHKADIATAEHLGRRVAETARTFIAGRAAVAA; the protein is encoded by the coding sequence GTGACCACGCCTGTTGTCTCGATCGCCTACCACTCCGGGTACGGCCACACCGCCGTCATCGCGGCGGCCGTCCGCGAAGGAGCGGCCGCCGCCGGCGCCACTGTTCACCTGATCAAGGTCGACGAGATCGACGAGGCCCAGTGGGAGCTGCTCGACGGCTCCGACGCCATCGTCTTCGGGTCGCCCACCTATATGGGGACCGCGTCCGGTGCCTTCCACCGGTTCGCGGAGGACACCTCCCGGCGCTGGTTCACCGACGCCTGGAAGGACAAGCTGGCGGCCGGCTTCTCCAACTCCGGCTCCAAGAGCGGCGACAAGCTGCACACCCTGCAGTTCTTCGCGACGCTCGCCGCCCAGCACGGTATGCACTGGGTGAACCTCGGGCTCAAGCCCGGCTGGAACTCCACCGAGGGCTCCGAGCACGACCTCAACCGTCTGGGCTTCTTCTCCGGCGCCGCCGCCCAGACCAACTCCGACGAGGGCCCGGAGGGTGTGCACAAGGCCGACATCGCGACCGCGGAGCACCTCGGCCGCCGGGTGGCGGAGACCGCCCGCACCTTCATCGCGGGCCGGGCGGCCGTCGCCGCCTGA
- a CDS encoding CAP domain-containing protein, protein MGRHRRSADAPVANDYADGSAGRHRGGARRKKRGLVPVRTGLLGASAAMAVGAVAVTTGLLPGGDKFNVGHGNDSAKQVRTEDSAKLQTQGDASAEPTHGASAPVRQGAQRPQAPSKAPSPKTPPPAPAKPAATPSKKAKVPEARKESKSDAPARKATRAPSRPAAPAKPAVPAVPSDAKAAEAEVLSLVNAERAKVGCSPVQASESLAALAGDFSDDMATRGFFGHTDPDGATPWDRAAQVGVQGLGGENIARGQADPAAVMTSWMNSDGHRANILNCDYKTMGVGVHLGAGGPWWTQDFGF, encoded by the coding sequence ATGGGACGCCATCGACGCTCCGCCGACGCACCCGTCGCAAATGACTATGCGGACGGTTCGGCAGGCCGGCACCGGGGTGGTGCACGCCGGAAGAAGCGGGGCCTTGTCCCCGTACGCACCGGGCTGCTCGGCGCCTCCGCAGCCATGGCCGTAGGGGCCGTGGCCGTCACGACCGGCCTGCTCCCGGGCGGCGACAAGTTCAACGTCGGCCACGGCAACGACTCCGCCAAGCAGGTACGCACCGAGGACTCCGCGAAGCTCCAGACACAGGGCGACGCGAGCGCGGAACCGACGCACGGGGCCTCGGCCCCCGTGCGCCAGGGCGCCCAGCGCCCGCAGGCGCCGTCGAAGGCTCCCTCGCCGAAGACTCCCCCGCCCGCGCCGGCCAAGCCGGCGGCGACGCCTTCGAAGAAGGCGAAGGTCCCTGAGGCGCGCAAGGAGTCGAAGAGCGACGCCCCGGCCCGCAAGGCGACGCGTGCGCCCAGCCGGCCGGCCGCGCCGGCCAAGCCCGCCGTGCCCGCCGTGCCCTCGGACGCGAAGGCCGCCGAGGCCGAGGTGCTCAGCCTGGTCAACGCAGAGCGCGCGAAGGTGGGGTGCAGCCCCGTGCAGGCCAGCGAATCACTTGCGGCGCTGGCCGGGGACTTCAGCGACGACATGGCCACGCGTGGCTTCTTCGGTCACACCGACCCTGACGGGGCGACGCCCTGGGACCGTGCCGCGCAGGTGGGCGTGCAGGGGCTCGGCGGCGAGAACATCGCTCGCGGTCAGGCCGACCCGGCCGCTGTGATGACCTCCTGGATGAACAGCGACGGTCACCGCGCGAACATCCTGAACTGCGACTACAAGACGATGGGCGTCGGTGTGCACCTGGGCGCCGGCGGCCCCTGGTGGACGCAGGACTTCGGCTTCTAG
- a CDS encoding acylphosphatase, whose translation MNDVARLTAWVRGRVQGVGFRWFTRANALEIGGLTGFALNLDDGRVQVVAEGPRDNCHRLLEWLRSDDTPGQVDGVTEIWDTPRGGYEDFAIR comes from the coding sequence ATGAACGATGTTGCGCGGCTCACCGCCTGGGTACGCGGCCGGGTACAGGGAGTGGGCTTCCGCTGGTTCACCAGGGCAAATGCATTGGAGATCGGCGGCCTCACGGGCTTCGCGCTCAATCTTGACGATGGCAGGGTGCAGGTTGTGGCAGAGGGGCCACGTGATAATTGCCACCGTTTGCTGGAATGGCTTCGCTCCGACGACACACCCGGCCAGGTCGACGGAGTCACCGAGATCTGGGACACGCCCCGCGGTGGATACGAGGACTTCGCGATCAGGTGA
- the smc gene encoding chromosome segregation protein SMC: MHLKAMTLRGFKSFASATTLRFEPGITCVVGPNGSGKSNVVDALSWVMGEQGAKSLRGGKMEDVIFAGTTGRPPLGRAEVSLTIDNSDGALPIDYAEVTITRIMFRNGGSEYQLNGDTCRLLDIQELLSDSGIGREMHVIVGQGQLDSVLHADPMGRRAFIEEAAGVLKHRKRKEKALRKLDSMQANLARVQDLTDELRRQLKPLGRQAAVARRAAVIQADLRDARLRLLADDLVRLREALRGEIADEAALKERKDSAEAELRAALTREAELEDEVRRLAPRLQRAQQSWYELSQLAERVRGTISLADARVKSATAAPAEERRGRDPEDMEREAARIREQEAELEAALEAAEHALEDTVAHRAELERELTVEERRLKDVARAIADRREGLARLNGQVNAARSRAASAQAEIDRLAAARDEAQERAVAAQEEYEQLKAEVDGLDAGDAELGERHDAAKRELADAEAALSAAREELTGAERKRAAVAARREALALGLRRKDGTGALLDAKDRLAGLLGPAAELLGVTPGFEVPVAAALGAAADAIAVSNPATAAEALRLLRKTDAGRAAILLGGAPDSVQQTQRSDGPPYAADLVRGPMELMPAVRRLLHGMVVVGTLEDAEDLVYSRPELTAVTAEGDVLGAHFAQGGSAGAPSLLEVQASVDEAAAELEELAVRCEELSAAQQQAVGRRSECAGLVEELGERRRAADREKSAVSGQLGRLSGQARGAAGEAERTTAAAARAQEALERAREEAEELAERLLVAEEAPAEEEPDTHVRDRLAADGANARQTEMEARLQVRTHEERVKGLAGRADSLDRGARAEREARARAEQRRARLRHEAEVAAAVASGARQLLAHVEVSLVRAEAERVAAEAAKAEREQDLSAARNQGRDLKGELDKLTDSVHRGEVLGAEKRLRIEQLETKALEELGVEPAGLLAEYGPDQLVPPSLPAEGEELPDDPEHPRNQPRPFVRGEQEKRLKSAERAYQQLGKVNPLALEEFSALEERHKFLSEQLEDLKKTRADLLQVIKEVDERVEQVFTEAYRDTAREFEGVFSRLFPGGEGRLILTDPDNMLTTGVDVEARPPGKKVKRLSLLSGGERSLTAVALLVSIFKARPSPFYVMDEVEAALDDTNLQRLIRIMQELQESSQLIVITHQKRTMEVADALYGVSMQGDGVSKVISQRLR, encoded by the coding sequence GTGCACCTCAAGGCCATGACCCTGCGCGGGTTCAAATCCTTCGCCTCCGCCACGACGCTGCGCTTCGAGCCGGGCATCACCTGCGTCGTGGGCCCCAACGGCTCCGGCAAGTCCAATGTGGTGGACGCGCTGTCCTGGGTCATGGGAGAGCAGGGGGCCAAGTCGCTGCGCGGCGGCAAGATGGAGGACGTCATCTTCGCCGGCACGACCGGGCGGCCTCCGCTCGGCCGCGCCGAGGTCTCCCTCACCATCGACAACTCCGACGGCGCGCTCCCCATCGACTACGCCGAAGTCACCATCACGCGGATCATGTTCCGCAACGGCGGCAGTGAATACCAGCTGAATGGCGACACGTGCCGGCTTCTCGATATCCAGGAACTCCTCTCCGACTCCGGCATCGGCCGCGAGATGCACGTCATCGTCGGACAGGGACAGCTCGACTCCGTACTGCATGCGGATCCGATGGGGCGACGGGCCTTCATCGAGGAGGCCGCCGGTGTGCTCAAGCACCGCAAGCGCAAGGAGAAGGCGCTGCGGAAGCTGGACTCGATGCAGGCCAACCTCGCCCGCGTACAGGATCTGACCGACGAACTGCGCCGCCAGCTCAAGCCGCTGGGACGGCAGGCCGCGGTGGCCAGGCGGGCCGCCGTCATCCAGGCCGATCTGCGCGATGCCCGGCTGCGGCTGCTTGCGGACGATCTCGTACGGCTCCGTGAGGCGCTGCGCGGCGAGATCGCCGACGAGGCCGCGCTCAAGGAACGCAAGGACAGTGCCGAGGCGGAGCTCAGGGCCGCGCTGACGCGTGAGGCGGAACTCGAGGACGAGGTACGGCGGCTGGCGCCGCGGCTGCAGCGGGCCCAGCAGAGCTGGTACGAACTCTCCCAGCTGGCCGAGCGGGTGCGGGGCACGATCTCACTGGCCGACGCACGGGTGAAGAGCGCGACCGCGGCCCCGGCGGAGGAGCGGCGCGGCCGCGACCCCGAGGACATGGAGCGCGAGGCCGCCCGGATCCGTGAGCAGGAGGCGGAGCTGGAGGCCGCGCTGGAGGCGGCGGAGCACGCGCTGGAGGACACCGTCGCGCACCGCGCCGAGCTGGAGCGGGAGCTGACGGTCGAGGAGCGCCGGCTCAAGGACGTCGCGCGGGCGATCGCCGACCGGCGCGAGGGGCTGGCCCGGCTCAACGGCCAGGTCAACGCGGCCCGTTCGCGGGCGGCCTCCGCCCAGGCCGAGATCGACCGGCTGGCCGCGGCGCGCGACGAGGCCCAGGAGCGGGCCGTGGCGGCTCAGGAGGAGTACGAGCAGCTCAAGGCCGAGGTCGACGGTCTTGACGCCGGCGATGCCGAGCTGGGGGAGCGGCACGACGCGGCCAAGCGTGAGCTGGCCGATGCTGAGGCGGCGCTGAGCGCGGCGCGTGAGGAGCTCACCGGCGCTGAGCGCAAGCGCGCCGCCGTCGCCGCCCGCCGGGAGGCGCTCGCCCTGGGGCTGCGCCGCAAGGACGGCACGGGGGCGCTGCTCGACGCGAAGGACCGCCTCGCGGGGCTGCTCGGGCCGGCCGCGGAACTGCTCGGCGTGACCCCGGGCTTCGAGGTTCCGGTCGCAGCGGCGCTCGGCGCGGCTGCGGACGCCATCGCCGTGTCCAACCCCGCGACCGCCGCCGAGGCTCTGCGGCTGCTGCGTAAGACCGACGCCGGGCGCGCCGCCATACTGCTAGGCGGCGCGCCCGATTCCGTACAGCAGACGCAGCGCTCCGACGGTCCTCCGTACGCCGCCGACCTGGTGCGGGGGCCCATGGAACTGATGCCAGCCGTGCGCCGGCTGCTGCACGGCATGGTCGTGGTCGGGACGCTGGAGGATGCCGAGGACCTGGTCTACTCGCGGCCCGAGCTCACCGCCGTGACCGCGGAAGGAGACGTCCTCGGCGCGCACTTCGCGCAGGGCGGTTCCGCCGGGGCCCCGAGTCTGCTCGAGGTGCAGGCCTCCGTCGACGAGGCCGCGGCCGAGCTGGAGGAACTGGCCGTACGGTGCGAGGAGCTGTCGGCGGCTCAGCAGCAGGCCGTTGGACGACGCAGTGAATGTGCGGGCCTCGTCGAGGAACTGGGAGAGCGCCGCAGGGCCGCCGACCGTGAGAAGTCCGCGGTGTCCGGGCAGCTGGGGCGGCTGTCCGGACAGGCGCGTGGTGCTGCGGGCGAGGCCGAGCGGACGACCGCGGCCGCCGCCAGGGCCCAGGAGGCGCTGGAGCGGGCGCGAGAGGAGGCCGAGGAGCTGGCCGAGCGGCTGCTCGTCGCCGAGGAGGCGCCGGCGGAGGAGGAGCCGGATACCCATGTTCGGGACCGGCTCGCCGCCGACGGCGCCAACGCACGCCAGACCGAGATGGAGGCCCGCCTCCAGGTCCGTACGCACGAGGAGCGCGTGAAGGGGCTCGCGGGGCGTGCCGACTCGCTGGACCGGGGAGCGCGCGCCGAGCGCGAGGCACGGGCACGCGCCGAACAGCGGCGCGCCCGGCTGCGGCACGAGGCGGAGGTCGCCGCCGCGGTGGCGAGCGGGGCCCGCCAGCTCCTCGCGCATGTCGAGGTGTCGCTGGTGCGGGCCGAGGCGGAGCGGGTCGCCGCCGAGGCGGCCAAGGCCGAGCGCGAGCAGGATCTGAGCGCCGCCCGCAATCAGGGACGCGACCTCAAGGGCGAACTCGACAAACTCACTGATTCAGTTCACCGAGGCGAGGTACTCGGGGCCGAGAAGCGGCTGCGGATCGAGCAGCTGGAGACAAAGGCCCTGGAGGAACTGGGTGTGGAACCGGCCGGGCTGCTCGCCGAGTACGGCCCCGACCAGCTGGTGCCGCCGTCCCTGCCCGCCGAGGGAGAGGAACTGCCTGATGACCCGGAGCACCCGCGCAACCAGCCGAGACCGTTCGTACGCGGAGAGCAGGAGAAGCGTCTCAAGTCCGCCGAACGGGCGTACCAGCAACTCGGAAAGGTGAATCCGCTCGCCCTGGAGGAGTTCTCGGCGCTGGAGGAGCGGCACAAGTTCCTCTCCGAGCAGCTTGAAGACCTGAAGAAGACCAGGGCCGACCTGTTGCAGGTGATCAAGGAGGTCGACGAGCGCGTCGAGCAGGTCTTCACGGAGGCGTACCGGGACACCGCCCGCGAGTTCGAGGGTGTCTTCTCGCGGCTCTTTCCCGGCGGAGAGGGCCGGTTGATCCTGACCGATCCCGACAACATGCTCACCACGGGCGTGGACGTCGAGGCCAGACCCCCTGGCAAGAAGGTCAAGCGGCTGTCGCTGCTGTCGGGCGGTGAGCGGTCACTGACGGCCGTCGCGCTGCTGGTGTCGATCTTCAAGGCCCGGCCGAGTCCGTTCTATGTGATGGACGAGGTCGAGGCGGCGCTCGACGACACCAACCTTCAGCGCCTGATTCGGATCATGCAGGAGCTCCAGGAGTCCTCGCAGCTGATCGTGATCACGCACCAGAAGCGGACGATGGAGGTCGCGGACGCGCTGTACGGCGTCTCCATGCAGGGCGACGGCGTCTCCAAGGTCATCAGCCAGCGCCTTCGCTGA
- a CDS encoding sugar porter family MFS transporter, producing the protein MTSTEQPPPASRGRQAHPEHIGHVVFITAAAAMGGFLFGYDSSVINGAVEAIRDRYDIGSGTLAQVIAIALIGCAVGAATAGRIADRIGRIRCMQIAAVLFTVSAIGSALPFALWDLAFWRIIGGFAIGMASVIGPAYIAEVSPAAYRGRLGSFQQAAIVIGIAISQLVNYAILQLADGKQRGEMLGIEAWQWMLGVMVVPAVLYGLLSFAIPESPRFLISVGKIDKAKEVLGEVEGHKIDLDARVAEIELAMRREHKSTFKDLLGGRFNFLPIVWVGIGLSLFQQFVGINVVFYYSAALWQSVGIDPASSFFYSFTTSIINIIGTVIAMILVDRVGRRPLALVGSAGMAIALAFEAWAFSADLVDGKLPSTQGAVALVSAHVFVLFFALSWGVVVWVLLGEMFPNRIRAAALGVAASAQWIANWVITVSFPSLADWNLSGTYIIYTFFAALSIPFVLLFVKETKGKALEEMG; encoded by the coding sequence GTGACCAGCACTGAGCAGCCACCGCCGGCATCGCGAGGCCGGCAGGCCCACCCCGAACATATCGGGCATGTCGTCTTCATCACGGCCGCCGCCGCGATGGGCGGCTTCCTCTTCGGCTACGACAGCTCGGTGATCAACGGCGCCGTCGAAGCCATCCGGGACCGCTACGACATCGGCTCGGGAACGCTCGCCCAGGTCATCGCCATCGCACTGATCGGCTGCGCCGTCGGCGCCGCGACCGCCGGCCGGATCGCCGACCGTATCGGCCGTATCCGCTGTATGCAGATCGCGGCCGTGCTCTTCACCGTCAGTGCCATCGGCTCCGCTCTCCCGTTCGCCCTTTGGGACCTTGCCTTCTGGCGCATCATCGGCGGCTTCGCCATCGGCATGGCCTCGGTCATCGGCCCGGCCTATATCGCCGAGGTGTCACCGGCCGCCTACCGCGGCCGGCTCGGCTCCTTCCAGCAGGCCGCGATCGTCATCGGCATCGCCATCTCCCAGCTGGTGAACTACGCCATCCTGCAGCTCGCCGACGGCAAGCAGCGCGGCGAGATGCTCGGTATCGAGGCCTGGCAGTGGATGCTCGGCGTCATGGTCGTCCCGGCGGTGCTCTACGGACTGCTCTCCTTCGCGATCCCCGAGTCGCCCCGCTTCCTGATCTCCGTCGGAAAGATCGACAAGGCGAAGGAGGTCCTCGGCGAGGTCGAGGGCCACAAGATCGACCTGGACGCCCGCGTCGCCGAGATCGAACTCGCGATGCGCCGCGAGCACAAGTCGACCTTCAAGGACCTGCTGGGCGGCCGCTTCAACTTCCTGCCCATCGTCTGGGTGGGCATCGGACTCTCCCTCTTCCAGCAGTTCGTCGGCATCAACGTCGTCTTCTACTACTCCGCGGCGCTGTGGCAGTCGGTCGGTATCGACCCGGCCAGCTCGTTCTTCTACTCGTTCACCACGTCGATCATCAACATCATCGGCACCGTGATCGCGATGATCCTGGTCGACCGGGTCGGCCGGCGTCCGCTCGCCCTCGTCGGCTCGGCCGGCATGGCGATCGCCCTGGCCTTCGAGGCCTGGGCCTTCTCCGCCGACCTCGTCGACGGCAAGCTGCCCAGCACCCAGGGCGCCGTGGCCCTGGTCTCCGCGCATGTCTTCGTGCTCTTCTTCGCCCTCTCCTGGGGCGTCGTGGTCTGGGTCCTCCTCGGCGAGATGTTCCCGAACAGAATCCGTGCCGCCGCGCTCGGCGTCGCCGCCTCCGCGCAGTGGATCGCCAACTGGGTCATCACCGTGAGCTTCCCGAGCCTGGCGGACTGGAACCTCTCCGGCACATACATCATCTACACATTCTTCGCCGCGCTCTCGATCCCCTTCGTACTTCTGTTCGTCAAGGAGACCAAGGGCAAGGCGTTGGAGGAGATGGGCTAA
- a CDS encoding LLM class flavin-dependent oxidoreductase: protein MAFTVARFNLVDPDATPETLAARYRAALEMAAYADDRGIDSIQTEEHHGAANNWLPSPFVFAGSVLGSTRRIAVTVSAIIGPLYDPLRLAEDIAVLDLIGGGRLVTVAGIGYRPAEYEQLGVEWSRRGKLQDELLETLLKAWTGEPFEYRGRTVRVTPRPYTQPHPLLLVGGSSQAAARRAARFGLPFFPSAHLPELEAYYHERRTEYGTEGWTMMPAAKTQLLHIAQDPDRTWAEYGEHFLHEARMYASWQSKDIRSAVRSRATTVEELRREGVYRIVTPDECAKTGGESLVLHPLCGGMPLDEGWRSLHLFAESVLPRLKG, encoded by the coding sequence ATGGCCTTCACAGTGGCCCGCTTCAATCTCGTCGATCCCGACGCGACGCCCGAAACTCTCGCGGCCCGCTATCGGGCCGCGCTCGAGATGGCCGCATACGCCGACGACCGCGGCATCGACAGCATCCAGACCGAGGAGCACCACGGCGCCGCCAACAACTGGCTGCCCTCCCCCTTCGTCTTCGCCGGCTCGGTCCTCGGCTCCACACGCCGTATCGCGGTCACCGTCTCCGCGATCATCGGCCCGCTCTACGACCCGCTTCGGCTGGCCGAGGACATCGCCGTACTCGATCTGATCGGCGGGGGCCGGCTGGTGACGGTCGCCGGCATCGGCTACCGGCCCGCGGAGTACGAGCAGTTGGGCGTCGAGTGGAGCCGGCGCGGCAAGCTCCAGGACGAGCTCCTCGAGACGCTGCTGAAGGCATGGACCGGCGAGCCCTTCGAGTACCGCGGCCGCACGGTCCGGGTCACTCCGCGCCCGTACACACAGCCGCATCCGCTGCTGCTGGTGGGCGGCTCCTCACAGGCCGCGGCCCGTCGCGCCGCCCGGTTCGGACTGCCCTTCTTCCCGAGCGCGCATCTGCCTGAGCTGGAGGCGTACTACCACGAGCGGCGCACGGAGTACGGGACGGAGGGCTGGACGATGATGCCGGCGGCGAAGACCCAGCTGCTGCACATTGCGCAGGACCCGGACCGCACCTGGGCCGAGTACGGCGAGCATTTCCTGCACGAGGCCCGGATGTACGCCTCCTGGCAGTCCAAGGACATCCGTTCGGCGGTGCGGTCGCGGGCCACCACGGTCGAAGAGCTGCGGCGCGAGGGTGTGTACCGGATCGTCACGCCGGACGAGTGCGCGAAGACCGGCGGGGAGAGTCTGGTGCTGCATCCGCTGTGCGGCGGGATGCCGCTGGACGAGGGCTGGCGCAGCCTGCACCTCTTCGCGGAGAGCGTCCTCCCTCGGCTCAAGGGCTGA